In Rissa tridactyla isolate bRisTri1 chromosome 2, bRisTri1.patW.cur.20221130, whole genome shotgun sequence, a single window of DNA contains:
- the KIAA0319 gene encoding dyslexia-associated protein KIAA0319 homolog isoform X2: MAFGLGGFCLLLWAITGSSCEQCREGATYSDAVISPNLETTKIMRVPHAMSVSDCIAACCDLSGCDLSWMFERRCYIVNCQHKENCEPKKIETVKSYLTFVLRPSQRPASLLGFGQVIPSMVHSVGLQNQPSEEVSSLKELSLLGKDPSLEEIPEYIDDYKELEQDPFQLSIRHQQKESTDYADWGLMVAGENGFNSSMGDDGDNQEDFAEKKGEAGMVESLLSKNSSELNSVTEHSVERLSLSSVPEITPFPGKTLESEAAVQLLAQPDDALQKEAAAPSPSSDKLDFSTDVSEKTQTPTMAPENVTEGGIMLLPTSTVPSELMQQFAPSATAAKADAVKELIVSAGDNIQVVLPKNEVELNAFVVPPPPTETAYTYEWSLISHPADYGGEMERRHSQTLKLSHLSVGLYAFKVTVSGENAFGEGFVNVTVKPVRVNQPPLAVASPKVQEVSLPTTSTFIDGSQSIDDMKIVSYHWEEIKGPLREQKASADTPVLHLSNLVPGNYTFRLTVIDSDGAANSTIASLTVNKPVDYPPIANAGPNQAVTLPQNFITLNGNQSSDDHEIVSYEWSLSPKSKGKVVAMQGVRTPYLQLSAMQEGDYTFQLTVTDSARQRSTAEVTLIVQPENNSPPVAVAGPDKELTFPVESTTLDGSKSQDDQGIVFYHWENISGPSSVQMENGDKAIATVTGLQVGTYRFRLTVKDQQGLSSASVLSITVKEENNSPPRAHAGGKHVLVLPNNSVTLDGSRSADDQGIVSYLWIRDGQSPAAGDVIHGSDHEAVLQLTNLVEGTYTFHLKVTDAKGDSDIDSATVEVRPDPKRSGLVELILQVGVGQLSEQQKDTLVRQLAVLLNVLDSDIKVQKIQAYSDISTAVVFYVQNGHPSKVIKASDVSRTLHVQLLKEKADFLLFKVLRVDTAACLLKCSGHGHCDPITKRCICYQLWMENLIHRYLNDGESNCEWSILYVTVSIFILIVVMVGLAWFCICCCKRKRTKIRKKTKYTILDNIDEQERMELRPKYGIKHRSTEHNSSLMVSESEFDSDQDTIFSREKIERDNPKTLMNGSIRNGVSFNYSSKDR, encoded by the exons ATGGCATTTGGACTTGGTGGTTTCTGCCTGTTACTATGGGCAATAACAG GTTCCAGTTGTGAGCAGTGCAGAGAAGGAGCCACGTACTCGGATGCAGTAATATCTCCCAATTTAGAAACCACTAAAATTATGCGAGTTCCTCATGCTATGTCAGTGTCCGACTGCATCGCAGCATGTTGTGACCTCTCTGGTTGTGACTTGTCCTGGATGTTTGAACGACGCTGTTACATCGTGAACTGCCAACACAAAGAGAATTGTGAACctaaaaaaattgaaactgtAAAGTCCTATCTTACTTTTGTGTTGAGACCTTCTCAGAGGCCAGCCTCACTGCTAGGATTTGGGCAAGTGATCCCAAGCATGGTCCACTCTGTGGGACTTCAGAATCAGCCATCTGAGGAAGTGAGTAGCCTGAAGGAGCTGTCTCTGCTTGGCAAAGATCCCAGCCTTGAGGAGATACCTGAATACATTGACGATTATAAAGAGTTGGAACAGGACCCCTTTCAGTTGAGCATCAGACATCAGCAGAAGGAGAGCACAGATTATGCTGATTGGGGCCTGATGGTGGCAGGTGAAAATGGCTTCAACTCTTCCATGGGTGATGATGGAGATAACCAGGAAGACTTTGCTGAAAAGAAAGGGGAGGCTGGGATGGTGGAAAGCCTTCTGAGTAAAAACAGCTCTGAACTGAACTCTGTCACTGAACACTCTGTGGAGAGGCTGTCACTATCATCTGTCCCAGAGATTACACCGTTCCCTGGGAAGACACTTGAAAGTGAAGCAGCTGTTCAACTTCTTGCACAACCTGATGATGCTTTGCAAAAAGAG GCTGCTGCACCTTCCCCTTCTTCAGACAAACTGGATTTCTCCACAGATGTGTCAGAGAAAACCCAGACTCCCACAATGGCCCCAGAGAATGTCACTGAAGGTGGGATCATGCTACTTCCCACTAGTACCGTGCCATCTGAGCTCATGCAGCAATTCGCACCATCTGCTACTGCTGCTAAAGCAG ATGCAGTAAAAGAACTGATTGTGTCGGCTGGAGATAACATACAAGTGGTGCTACCCAAAAATGAGGTTGAACTGAATGCCTTTGTTGTCCCACCACCACCTACAG aaacagCCTACACCTATGAGTGGAGCTTAATCAGTCACCCTGCTGACTATGGTGGTGAAATGGAGCGCAGGCACAGCCAGACCTTGAAGCTCTCTCAT TTATCGGTGGGCCTTTATGCCTTCAAAGTGACGGTTTCTGGTGAAAATGCCTTTGGTGAAGGTTTTGTAAATGTCACAGTCAAACCAG TCAGAGTTAACCAGCCGCCTCTTGCTGTTGCTTCACCCAAAGTACAAGAAGTTTCTTTGCCTACAACTTCGACCTTCATTGATGGCAGTC AAAGTATAGATGATATGAAGATAGTGAGTTACCACTGGGAGGAAATTAAAGGTCCTTTGCGAGAGCAGAAAGCATCTGCTGACACACCTGTCTTGCACTTGTCTAACCTTGTTCCTGGAAACTACACTTTCAG ACTCACAGTGATTGATTCAGATGGAGCAGCCAACTCCACCATTGCATCTCTGACTGTCAACAAACCAGTGGATTACCCACCTATTGCCAATGCAGGACCTAATCAGGCAGTCACCTTGCCCCAGAACTTCATCACGCTGAATGGAAACCAGAGCAGTGACGACCATGAAATTGTCAGCTATGAATGGTCACTCAGTCCCAAAAGCAAAGGCAAGGTTGTAGCAATGCAG GGAGTGCGGACGCCATACCTCCAGTTATCTGCAATGCAGGAAGGAGATTATACATTTCAGCTGACTGTCACAGACTCTGCGAGGCAGCGGTCCACCGCTGAGGTGACACTGATCGTACAGCCTG aaaataacagtCCTCCAGTAGCAGTGGCTGGCCCTGACAAGGAATTGACCTTCCCAGTAGAAAGTACTACACTGGATGGAAGCAAAAGCCAAGATGACCAAGGCATTGTCTTCTATCATTGGGAAAATATCAG TGGACCCAGCTCTGTACAGATGGAAAACGGTGACAAAGCAATAGCAACTGTAACTGGTCTTCAGGTTGGTACCTATCGCTTCAGGCTGACCGTGAAAGACCAACAGGGCTTAAGCAGTGCATCTGTGCTATCTATTACTGTGAAGGAAG AAAACAACAGTCCACCCCGGGCGCATGCTGGTGGGAAGCATGTTCTCGTGCTTCCAAATAATTCTGTTACCTTGGATGGCTCAAGGTCTGCTGATGACCAGGGGATTGTGTCATATTTGTGGATTCGGGATGGTCAAAGCCCGGCAGCTGGG gatgtgATCCATGGCTCAGACCACGAGGCAGTACTGCAGCTAACTAATCTGGTAGAAGGAACCTATACTTTTCACTTGAAAGTGACGGATGCTAAAGGAGACTCAGATATTGATTCAGCAACTGTTGAAGTGCGGCCTG ATCCCAAAAGGAGTGGTCTGGTGGAGCTGATTCTGCAAGTTGGAGTGGGACAGCTGAGtgaacagcagaaggacaccCTGGTGAGACAGCTGGCTGTATTGCTGAATGTTTTGGATTCAGATATCAAAGTTCAGAAGATACAAGCCTACTCAGATATAAG CACCGCGGTTGTGTTCTACGTGCAGAATGGGCATCCTTCCAAGGTGATCAAGGCATCAGATGTCTCACGAACTTTGCATGTTCAGCTTTTGAAAGAGAAGGCtgactttctgctttttaaagtccTGCGGGTTGACACAGCTG cctgtcttttaaaatgttctggACATGGACACTGTGACCCCATAACAAAGCGCTGTATTTGCTACCAGCTGTGGATGGAAAACTTGATCCATCGTTATCTAAATGATGGAGAGAGTAATTGTG agTGGAGTATACTCTATGTGACTGTAtccattttcattttgattgTGGTCATGGTAGGGCTTGCCTGGTTCTGCATCTGCTGCTGCAAAAG AAAGAGGACgaagataagaaagaaaacaaaatataccaTCCTAGATAACATAGATGAGCAGGAGAGAATGGAGCTACGACCCAAATATG GTATAAAACACAGAAGTACAGAACACAACTCCAGTCTGATGGTCTCTGAATCAGAGTTTGACAGTGATCAGGACACTATCTTCAGCAGAGAAAAGATTGAAAGAGATAATCCTAAAACGCTCATGAACGGATCCATCAGAAATGGAGTTTCCTTCAACTACAGCTCCAAAGACAGATAA
- the KIAA0319 gene encoding dyslexia-associated protein KIAA0319 homolog isoform X1, with protein sequence MAFGLGGFCLLLWAITGSSCEQCREGATYSDAVISPNLETTKIMRVPHAMSVSDCIAACCDLSGCDLSWMFERRCYIVNCQHKENCEPKKIETVKSYLTFVLRPSQRPASLLGFGQVIPSMVHSVGLQNQPSEEVSSLKELSLLGKDPSLEEIPEYIDDYKELEQDPFQLSIRHQQKESTDYADWGLMVAGENGFNSSMGDDGDNQEDFAEKKGEAGMVESLLSKNSSELNSVTEHSVERLSLSSVPEITPFPGKTLESEAAVQLLAQPDDALQKEAAAPSPSSDKLDFSTDVSEKTQTPTMAPENVTEGGIMLLPTSTVPSELMQQFAPSATAAKADAVKELIVSAGDNIQVVLPKNEVELNAFVVPPPPTETAYTYEWSLISHPADYGGEMERRHSQTLKLSHLSVGLYAFKVTVSGENAFGEGFVNVTVKPAVRVNQPPLAVASPKVQEVSLPTTSTFIDGSQSIDDMKIVSYHWEEIKGPLREQKASADTPVLHLSNLVPGNYTFRLTVIDSDGAANSTIASLTVNKPVDYPPIANAGPNQAVTLPQNFITLNGNQSSDDHEIVSYEWSLSPKSKGKVVAMQGVRTPYLQLSAMQEGDYTFQLTVTDSARQRSTAEVTLIVQPENNSPPVAVAGPDKELTFPVESTTLDGSKSQDDQGIVFYHWENISGPSSVQMENGDKAIATVTGLQVGTYRFRLTVKDQQGLSSASVLSITVKEENNSPPRAHAGGKHVLVLPNNSVTLDGSRSADDQGIVSYLWIRDGQSPAAGDVIHGSDHEAVLQLTNLVEGTYTFHLKVTDAKGDSDIDSATVEVRPDPKRSGLVELILQVGVGQLSEQQKDTLVRQLAVLLNVLDSDIKVQKIQAYSDISTAVVFYVQNGHPSKVIKASDVSRTLHVQLLKEKADFLLFKVLRVDTAACLLKCSGHGHCDPITKRCICYQLWMENLIHRYLNDGESNCEWSILYVTVSIFILIVVMVGLAWFCICCCKRKRTKIRKKTKYTILDNIDEQERMELRPKYGIKHRSTEHNSSLMVSESEFDSDQDTIFSREKIERDNPKTLMNGSIRNGVSFNYSSKDR encoded by the exons ATGGCATTTGGACTTGGTGGTTTCTGCCTGTTACTATGGGCAATAACAG GTTCCAGTTGTGAGCAGTGCAGAGAAGGAGCCACGTACTCGGATGCAGTAATATCTCCCAATTTAGAAACCACTAAAATTATGCGAGTTCCTCATGCTATGTCAGTGTCCGACTGCATCGCAGCATGTTGTGACCTCTCTGGTTGTGACTTGTCCTGGATGTTTGAACGACGCTGTTACATCGTGAACTGCCAACACAAAGAGAATTGTGAACctaaaaaaattgaaactgtAAAGTCCTATCTTACTTTTGTGTTGAGACCTTCTCAGAGGCCAGCCTCACTGCTAGGATTTGGGCAAGTGATCCCAAGCATGGTCCACTCTGTGGGACTTCAGAATCAGCCATCTGAGGAAGTGAGTAGCCTGAAGGAGCTGTCTCTGCTTGGCAAAGATCCCAGCCTTGAGGAGATACCTGAATACATTGACGATTATAAAGAGTTGGAACAGGACCCCTTTCAGTTGAGCATCAGACATCAGCAGAAGGAGAGCACAGATTATGCTGATTGGGGCCTGATGGTGGCAGGTGAAAATGGCTTCAACTCTTCCATGGGTGATGATGGAGATAACCAGGAAGACTTTGCTGAAAAGAAAGGGGAGGCTGGGATGGTGGAAAGCCTTCTGAGTAAAAACAGCTCTGAACTGAACTCTGTCACTGAACACTCTGTGGAGAGGCTGTCACTATCATCTGTCCCAGAGATTACACCGTTCCCTGGGAAGACACTTGAAAGTGAAGCAGCTGTTCAACTTCTTGCACAACCTGATGATGCTTTGCAAAAAGAG GCTGCTGCACCTTCCCCTTCTTCAGACAAACTGGATTTCTCCACAGATGTGTCAGAGAAAACCCAGACTCCCACAATGGCCCCAGAGAATGTCACTGAAGGTGGGATCATGCTACTTCCCACTAGTACCGTGCCATCTGAGCTCATGCAGCAATTCGCACCATCTGCTACTGCTGCTAAAGCAG ATGCAGTAAAAGAACTGATTGTGTCGGCTGGAGATAACATACAAGTGGTGCTACCCAAAAATGAGGTTGAACTGAATGCCTTTGTTGTCCCACCACCACCTACAG aaacagCCTACACCTATGAGTGGAGCTTAATCAGTCACCCTGCTGACTATGGTGGTGAAATGGAGCGCAGGCACAGCCAGACCTTGAAGCTCTCTCAT TTATCGGTGGGCCTTTATGCCTTCAAAGTGACGGTTTCTGGTGAAAATGCCTTTGGTGAAGGTTTTGTAAATGTCACAGTCAAACCAG CAGTCAGAGTTAACCAGCCGCCTCTTGCTGTTGCTTCACCCAAAGTACAAGAAGTTTCTTTGCCTACAACTTCGACCTTCATTGATGGCAGTC AAAGTATAGATGATATGAAGATAGTGAGTTACCACTGGGAGGAAATTAAAGGTCCTTTGCGAGAGCAGAAAGCATCTGCTGACACACCTGTCTTGCACTTGTCTAACCTTGTTCCTGGAAACTACACTTTCAG ACTCACAGTGATTGATTCAGATGGAGCAGCCAACTCCACCATTGCATCTCTGACTGTCAACAAACCAGTGGATTACCCACCTATTGCCAATGCAGGACCTAATCAGGCAGTCACCTTGCCCCAGAACTTCATCACGCTGAATGGAAACCAGAGCAGTGACGACCATGAAATTGTCAGCTATGAATGGTCACTCAGTCCCAAAAGCAAAGGCAAGGTTGTAGCAATGCAG GGAGTGCGGACGCCATACCTCCAGTTATCTGCAATGCAGGAAGGAGATTATACATTTCAGCTGACTGTCACAGACTCTGCGAGGCAGCGGTCCACCGCTGAGGTGACACTGATCGTACAGCCTG aaaataacagtCCTCCAGTAGCAGTGGCTGGCCCTGACAAGGAATTGACCTTCCCAGTAGAAAGTACTACACTGGATGGAAGCAAAAGCCAAGATGACCAAGGCATTGTCTTCTATCATTGGGAAAATATCAG TGGACCCAGCTCTGTACAGATGGAAAACGGTGACAAAGCAATAGCAACTGTAACTGGTCTTCAGGTTGGTACCTATCGCTTCAGGCTGACCGTGAAAGACCAACAGGGCTTAAGCAGTGCATCTGTGCTATCTATTACTGTGAAGGAAG AAAACAACAGTCCACCCCGGGCGCATGCTGGTGGGAAGCATGTTCTCGTGCTTCCAAATAATTCTGTTACCTTGGATGGCTCAAGGTCTGCTGATGACCAGGGGATTGTGTCATATTTGTGGATTCGGGATGGTCAAAGCCCGGCAGCTGGG gatgtgATCCATGGCTCAGACCACGAGGCAGTACTGCAGCTAACTAATCTGGTAGAAGGAACCTATACTTTTCACTTGAAAGTGACGGATGCTAAAGGAGACTCAGATATTGATTCAGCAACTGTTGAAGTGCGGCCTG ATCCCAAAAGGAGTGGTCTGGTGGAGCTGATTCTGCAAGTTGGAGTGGGACAGCTGAGtgaacagcagaaggacaccCTGGTGAGACAGCTGGCTGTATTGCTGAATGTTTTGGATTCAGATATCAAAGTTCAGAAGATACAAGCCTACTCAGATATAAG CACCGCGGTTGTGTTCTACGTGCAGAATGGGCATCCTTCCAAGGTGATCAAGGCATCAGATGTCTCACGAACTTTGCATGTTCAGCTTTTGAAAGAGAAGGCtgactttctgctttttaaagtccTGCGGGTTGACACAGCTG cctgtcttttaaaatgttctggACATGGACACTGTGACCCCATAACAAAGCGCTGTATTTGCTACCAGCTGTGGATGGAAAACTTGATCCATCGTTATCTAAATGATGGAGAGAGTAATTGTG agTGGAGTATACTCTATGTGACTGTAtccattttcattttgattgTGGTCATGGTAGGGCTTGCCTGGTTCTGCATCTGCTGCTGCAAAAG AAAGAGGACgaagataagaaagaaaacaaaatataccaTCCTAGATAACATAGATGAGCAGGAGAGAATGGAGCTACGACCCAAATATG GTATAAAACACAGAAGTACAGAACACAACTCCAGTCTGATGGTCTCTGAATCAGAGTTTGACAGTGATCAGGACACTATCTTCAGCAGAGAAAAGATTGAAAGAGATAATCCTAAAACGCTCATGAACGGATCCATCAGAAATGGAGTTTCCTTCAACTACAGCTCCAAAGACAGATAA